In Sus scrofa isolate TJ Tabasco breed Duroc chromosome 14, Sscrofa11.1, whole genome shotgun sequence, the sequence ggtgtCTGAGCCCGTTGTCGAGGCGACCAgaaggtttgttttttaaatgaagggaAATTTATTCCCCTTGACCATCCACAGACCCTGGGAGGTCCCAGGGGCCAGACCAATTTCTACAAATTGGTACTAACATGGCAAGCGCGAAATTTCGGGGCCCCTCTCGACCTTTCTGAACCTTGATCGCGGCTTCTCAGCTCGAGGGCAGGTGGCCAGAACTCTGAGTCCGGGGGGCCCTGCTCTGCTCTGGCGCCCCAGCCCTGCACACACCAGGGGCTGCTGCGGGGTCTCTGTGCTGCCAAAGCGGGTGGAGCCGGGCCCCCGCGGATGGTGCCTGGCGATTCGCAGAGACCGCCCTGCTTTCCCTGTGCCCCGATGCACTTCACCCAGTGCCCGAGGCCACCGCGCCGGCTGGCCTTGCGGGACCTAGGGCTCCCTGATGAGTAGGGTGTCCTGGGCTTCCAGAGTCTCCACTTTACTGGCATCTGGTCCGCTTGGAACTTATCGCTGGGGGACTCTCGACAACTCCAGCGCCGCCATCAGAGTCCAGCCGGCCCTGCCAGGTGCCCTCGCGCCCTCCGCCGCGCCGCCTCTCCAAGTCCTCCTTGGCCCCGCAACACCCGTGGGCTTCATCGTGCCTCTCTGCACGATGAGCCCACGGATGCTGAGCCCACTGAGCCCAGCAAAGTGGCCCTACGCTCCTCGCCCGGTGTTCCCAAAAACACAGGGAGTCTAGGTGAGCCAACAAGTGGGTATCCTACGCAGCCTAAGCTTGGAGGCTTGCGGGAGACACGGTACCTGAGAGAGGGTGCAGGGCAGCCTAGGCTGCAGGGTCCAAAAGGCCTGATGAGGCTGGGATCGGCGAGATCCCTGGGGACCCAGGGTGCAGGTGGCAAAGGCCCAAGGCGGTACAGCAGCACAGGGTCTGGAATTCTGGAGCGGCTCTTGAGAGCACATCGGGACGTGGGCGGGGCGGAAAGCTGACCCCGGGGCGGGGATGGAGACTCCACTCCCTACTCCAGAGCAAGCGGAGGAGGGGGCTCGCCACCTGCACTCGCCGGGGGCTCAGGCCCCGACGGGATTTAAAGGGCAGAGGGCGGGGCCCGGCTGGCTGCACCCAGGAGTTGCTGGTGGCCGCGCTGGATGGGGCGTCCATGAGCTTCGGCGCGGAGCCACCGGCCCCGGCCCGGGAGCGGCTGGACATGGCCTCGTACTGCGACGGCTCGGGACGCTGCCAGGCCCCGCACAGCCAGACCCGGGCAGCCGCTCACCCCGCGGGCTATGCGCGCGGTGATCTGGGCGCGGCGGGCGGTGGCCCGCGCCTGTGGCTGAACGCGCCAGCTCTCAGCTCCGTGCCCTACGCGCCGGGTCCCGGGTCCACCTCGCCTTACGGGGCCCCCGGCCCGCTCCTCGGGGTTCCCGGAGGCCTGGTGGGCGCCGACCTGGCGTGGCTGAGCCTGTCTGGCCAGCAAGAGCTGCTGAGGCTGGTGCGGCCGCCCTACTCGTACTCGGCGCTCATTGCCATGGCCATCCAGAGCGCGCCACTGCGGAAGCTGACGCTCAGCCAGATCTACCAGTACGTGGCCGGCAACTTCCCCTTCTACAAGCGCAGCAAGGCGGGCTGGCAGAACTCCATCCGCCACAACCTGTCGCTCAACGACTGCTTCAAGAAGGTGCCCCGCGACGAGGACGACCCAGGTAACAGAAGCTCACCCCATCGCCCCGTCCAGGACTCCACGGGGTCCGGGCTGCTGCcattcttgggggggggggggttcggACAACGCAGTCCTCCTGGCACAGCTGGGGGTACTGGGGCGGAGAGGAGATTGGGGAGGAGACTTGGTCTTGGTCTCAGACAGGGGCAAGGAGGGCAGCCGACCCCGCAGCCCTGACCTCAGGTCCAGTGCATCTTGAGTCGGTGACTCTGTGCGCAGAAGAGCTAGCATGCTGGGGAGCCTTTGGAGTTCCTTCTCTGGGCCTGTGTCCTTTACTGTAAAATGGGGAAGAGGATGCTTACCCGGAAGATGAAGACAGATAAGATGCGGTTTGGGGAAGCACTGGAGCCTGAAGAGAGGCCTGGCGTGGTGGGCTCCGCTCCACTGGCGAAACGACTGCCTGGGGAGAGATGGCTCGGCTCGGCTTGCACCTCGCAGGTCCTCTCTCTGCCCTTGACCTTAGCCGGCTATGTATTAAGCGGGCATCGCCCTTCCCCGGTGTTTCTGGATGCCCACATTCTACCTGGCTGAGAACTACAAAGTGCCACCTCggggtctgggggagggggagggggaaggctcACGGAGGGGCCAGTGGCGGGGCGGGGTCGGGGGGAAATCTATCTGAAGGTGACCTCCATGTCCCCGTTCTCGCTCTGACCGCCGTCAAACCCCGGGTTTTCTCGGCTGACCCTTTTCTTCTTCCGCAGGTAAAGGCAATTATTGGACCCTGGACCCAAACTGCGAGAAGATGTTCGACAATGGAAACTTccgaaggaagaggaagaggagaggggaggcgAGCACGGCGGCACCCTCCGGAGCCCGGAGCCCGGGAGGAGCCAAGGCGCGGGAGCTGGAGGCCCTGGGCGCCGCCTCCCCGGACCTGCAGGCCGCCTCGTCCCCGCCCGCGTCCGACGCGGCCGCCTGCTTCTCCAGCTTCGCCTCGGCCATGGGAGCCCTGGCTGGCGGCCTTGGGACCCTTCCCGGGGGCCTGGCGGGCGACTTTTCTTTCGGGAGATCGACGACGGTCACTGCCCAAGGCCCCCAGTTCCCCGGCCCCGCACCCGGCTTCCCCGCTGGCCATCAGACGGCGACCACAAGCTTCCGCCCCGGGCGCTTTGTCTACAGTCAGGAAGGGACCGAAGTttgaagggaggccagggattgttcCAAGTGCCATGTCCAGAGGCGCTGACTCCAGCCCTGGATTCTTACAGGGTGACAGCCCCCACGTGTTCAGGCAGCAGTGGTCAGAGCAGCGCAGGGAGCTCAGGGCCTCCCAGTGGGGAGCCAAGGACCCAGAGGGCCGGCCGTGCACTCCATCCAGCTGGGCCACCATTCAGATGGCATGAGTGGGTGCTCCTTGCGCCCAGGGTCCTTCCAGCTGGCCTGGATCTAGAACTCAGTTCTTGGGGGGGTTCCCTCTTCAAGGGGCGACAGGCTCGCTTGCCGGAGTTCTTCACAGGGGAGCCTGGACCACCCCAAAGAGTTTTCTCATTCATGCTCCTGGGGACAGCCTGGTCCCATCTGCGGGagattttctcctcctttccagCCTGGCCCACCTGGTGCACAGGGCCTCCCCTTGATGCTCTGAGGGGGTTCGCAGGGTTCAAGATCAGCCCCAGTGGGGCCAGGTGGCTTTCCTCCACCCTCAGCGGGAGCGTGCAGGAAGGGCGATCTGGGACAGTGGAGAAGAGGGACTTCCTGATGGCTGGAGCTGTGctgtggaggggggcggggggctgccgGCAGCATGGCCCTGGGATACCAGCTCCTTTCCCCGCCACTCGGCTgcatccctgccccctgccctagGAGCTCTGGGAGCCACCAGGGCAGTGCCTAGTGCCTTGGAGTCACAGGACAGGACAGATTCAggcttgccccccccccccacccgccccatcCACGAGGCAGGCTGGAGAAAGCActcttgtttttctctcccctcctgctCTTCATCCCCCAGTTTGGGCCAGAGTGCCCTCCCACCCCTGAACTGTGTGAATCTGAGCCCCCTCCTGCCCATTCCTATTTACCCAGGTCTCCCCAGTGGAGTTTCCGGTAGCCGAGCACCTACGGGTCAATTCCTTCCTCCTGGAGCTTCCAGGGCTTGGCAGGTGCACCCATCTTCCCTGCACAGCGGGTGCTGCAAAGGCACCGTCCTGggagagagcagggaggggacaTTGTGAACTCGGAGTAGGGCAGAGGATGACAAGGGCCACGCAGGTTTTATGAGGTGAACCCCAAATCTGACCACTGAACCCAGCGCTGCCCCCCTGTGGCAGGAATGAAGGACATCACTGTGTCAGTTCCTTAGAGCTGAGCCTTGGTCCCAGGGAGAGGgagcaaaggagggagggagagagaggttggGGCGGGGATAGAACAAGCCAAGTATTGGGGTGAATTTGGAGCCTGCAGTCAAGTTTCATTGAGCCTCCCTGGGACACAAAGCTGCAAACTCAGCATCACATGTCTCTGCTGCCAGGCCGGCCGTGGAAGGCAGGCAGCCTCCTAGCCCTGTCCTGGTGCCACATTGCCTAGCCAGACTTACAGCCAACCCCAAATCTCTTTGGGGAAAACACTCCCCAAATGTGATACAATTtaagaaaaccagaaaagaaaaaaaaaaattcttaccttacaaaaagaaagaatttcctcTCGGGCCTATTTAATAAACACAAATGCTAAAAAAATATTGgcgttcccgttatggctcagtggttaacgaatccgactaggaaccatgaggttgcaggttcgatcccaggccttgctcagtaggttaaggatccagtgttgctgtggctctggcgtagactggcagctacagctctgattagacccctagcctgggaatctccatatgccacaggtgtggccctagaaaagacaaaaaagaaaaaaagaaaagacgaaaaataaaaaaataaacaccaacaTACTGAAACTTGAAAGTACCTGCTATTCTGTACATTTGGAAGAATCCACCATTTCCAACATTTTCAGTTTAGACCCTGCATTTgcaggaaacagagaaaaggaattttaaaaaataagtgtaaCAACATTGGGAAGGTACAATGTATACTTTTACAATTAATGGAACTTTTAGAAAGTTGGctgataaatatatttgtaaacattGTGGGTCATAACTGCATGACTCCTAGAAATTGGTACaaacctgcctttttttttttaaccccaacaatggtttttctgttaaaatggagaggaaaaaagtttcaaaaagatCTTTCAACTTTTAGTTTGACTAAAAACCAATTTTTGATGGTTAAGAGTTGTTCATGCTTTATACCATTTATCAATAGTGGCATAATAACCCAAATAGATGGACTCTTCATGAGACATGCGTGGTTTAAAGTAATGCTAGCAGTGAATGGGTATTTGAAACCAGAAACCTTCCCTGCTCCTTGACCATCTCTGTGGCTAGATGTCTTTTCAcaatggagggggaggggaggccaaaACACCATTCCCGGGCCCCAGGGGGCAGTCGGCTTCAGAACCTGTTCTCATTATcctgaagaaatattttcccagaggaaaaaacagagctgaaatcaaagtaaaagagaaaaggagctgCTAATTGGTTTATAGTGGAGGATCTTCTTTTGGTCAGGACTCAGTGAATCGGACCTCAGTTTCTAAAGCAGGCTGCACCTGGGCAGTTGAAGGACCACTCCTGTTGGCCAGAGGGAGGACCTGCTCCCAGGAGGCCAGGGGACTCCTCCCCCAGGACTCGGAGCCCATCGTGGCATCCAGGCTCCGTCTCCACCTCTTTGTCTCTTTGGACTTGAAATGGCAAAATACTGTGCCTTTGAGGCTCAAGGGCTGGGGGCGTAAGCTATGGCTCTTTTCTTGAAGAAAACTCCCTGTTGTTTTAAAACTAACTCTAGACCTTTACCCAAGGAGTGCCTTGAATTCATAGGCGCACGACGGAGTGTCATTGAAATACTCGGTTCTTagtctgaataaacatttctgtgGCACTGAATAGCCTCAACCATAGAGATGACGTGCTTCCAACTTCGGAGGGGAAAGACacaattgctggagttcccattatggctcagggatAAGGAACCctgctaatatccatgaggatgtgagtttgatccctggccctgctcatgttgcaatgtaggtcacagatgcagctcagatctggcgttgctgtggcttcagcataggctggcagctgcaactctgattcgacccctagcctgggggcttccgtatgttgcaggtggggccctaaaaagaaaaaaaaaaatgtttccattgcCAAACAATAGTGGAAGTTTTCAGGTGATTGAAACCAAAgagcataataataaaatagagtaAAACATTACCTTCCCTGGAAACACTAATTGCGGGGTGAAGAGGAGTCCCCAGGCTAAGAGAACCATTTGTGATGAAGATGCAAATAGTtgttaaaaggattttttaaagtgtagtaaCTAGAGCTTTAGAAAGTGAGCCCTGGATTTCAGGATATGAATTCACATAGTGATGCAACACCGAGCGTGTCCCCATCATCTGCGATGAACACAAGTTTGCATTTTGGTGGTGCACCTTTGGATATTCATGTTCAACCTTTAACCTTTAATTTCCTAAGTGTATCCACTGTAATCCTGGAGCATTTTTTAAGCCAGGGGAAAAAACCTTACAGTAGTTATCAGAACTCTTCAGTGAAACGAGAAGCTGAGGTCCATCGTAACTTTGCAGACAGAAAACTGAGCCAAAGCATCAAGCAATCTGCAGAAGCTCATCAAATGAGAACTAAATAGGATTCTGATGGGTACGACCTTTCTATGGCCCCTACTCAGAAGTCACCTTCACATGTACGTATCTGTGCAAGCCCTCGTGCACAcatccacacccacacacacacacatacacacatgtcaTAGAGCCATGTCTTGGCCAGGATCCTCAAGAGAAAAGCCTTAGAGGACAACACCTCCCCATGATTCTTAAAGACATAGTGTTTTCAAACCATACTGTGAGAATATCATGAGCTGACTTCCCTTGGAGAGACGTGCATGCAAACATCACTGGATGCCAGAGAGGTCGAGTCCCATATCCTAATAAAAAGGGAGGGGTTCAGTAACTATTTCGCCGGTCAGCCACATACCTGGCTTTGCATTAAGCCCTGCAGCGGATACCCAGAGCCCTTGCCTCCTCCCAGAGCCTCCCTCCAGCGGGAGGAGCAGAGATCAAGGGGCAATAATAGCCTGGCCTGTGATGGTCTGGCTCCAAAACAGTGCCTTTATGATCAAGCCCATGAGCCATCTCATTTGTAAACAAACAATCCCTGCCTTACTGTGTCTTCTCCTCTCTGATGACTGGGGAAGAGTTTGCTCTCTCAGCTTTATGACTTTATGAAGATCGAGGCCAGGAGTTGAGCACTGCCCTGCCGTAGCGCGTGGGATCTGCTCCCTTCTCTGGGGACAGCATTGTTTAGGAACCTTAGCATAAAGCCTGTCCTCGTACTTGAAGACCTAGCATGTGATGGTAACAGGAGACAGCGACTCATGTGACCCGAGCTGCTCCTTCCCCGGGAACCTGGGTACAGTCTCCTTTGGTGCACCCCTGTCTTCATCAGCTGAGGTTTCGGGaacctctttctcttttaatctaaTGTAAAATTGGCCAAGCCACATTCCTCAAGACCAGTTGCCTGGCACCTGCAATAAACTGACTGCTCTCTCTGGTAAGCTACCATCAGGGTGTGAACATAAAGAatgtgaaataggagttcccgtcgtggcgcagtggttaacgaatccgactagaaaccatgaggttgcgggttcggtccctgcccttgctcagtgggttaaccatccggcgttgccgtgagctgtggtgtaggttgcagacgcggctcggatcccgtgttgctgtggctctggtgtagacaggtggttacagctccgattggacccctagcctgggaacctccatatgccgcgggagtggcccaaagaaatagcaaaaaaaaagacaaaaaaaaatgtgaaatagtcTTAGTTTTACTCAGTTCGGGGAGGGAGAATGAATAGTATATTAAATTAGatttccacacacaaaaaaatcagttgtAGCCCTTCTTAATACAGAGCTAACGGAGCGGATGAGGCATTGAGGCTTTCTCTACCCCCAAGAGTCCCCCACGCATCCACCCAACCCCCTCTGAACACCAAGGTGACAAGGACTCTGCTCGATGTTTTGTGGACATCATCTCGTtcagcccctcccacctgcccgGGAAGGAAAGACGTATTCTCCCCATTGTACTGATGCAGAAACTGAGACTCGGAGAGATGGAGCGGCTGGTTCCCCGGCGGCCACAGAGAGAGAATACTGAGCTGTGTCAGCAGGGACCTAACTACCTTTTGCTCCTGACTCGCTTCCTCCCACTTCATCCTGCAGGTCTGGAGAGAGAACGCACTTTTCAGGAATCTTTTCCTGGCATCCAGCCCAAGTTAGGCACCTGTGGCCCCTGGATGGACCGCATCACACCTCCCAGGAGGCCCCGTCATTACCTGCATCCTCTCCTGGGGTCTGCATAGGGGGGGAGGCGCCCACTTATTTCCCAGGAACATCCCCAGTGCCTGGCGTATTGTAGACACCCAGGGGGTAGTCGCTgcctgaatggatgaatgagtgagagAACACTCTGCCTGGGCAGAGTTGTGCCCTAAGCTTTCTGTacactctccctcccttcccaggcccCGAGTCGCCTGTGACAGACCTGATTCCTCCCTTCCCAGGCCAGACCTTCAGCTGGATCCTGCAGATTCAAACATGACTAAGACGCAGCCCTGGAGACGACTGTCTTGCCCAGCGTGCTGTGCAGGGGGCTGAGTGCCGAGCCGTatggaggtgggggcagcagagTCAGGGATGTGACGGCACTTGAGACCAGCAAGCTTTGGTTCGTTTCTCACCTTGAACATGCAGGCAGTCGTATAATACAAAGAGTGTCCTAGAGAAATCAGGCTGACACCTTCACGGCCACACCTTAGTGAGAGGTTGGCTATGTACACACCTTAGGGAAAGACCAGTTTCTCTTTGCGTGTGATGCCTGGGCCTTTTCCAGGCCACCTTTCCCTGTCACCTCTGCTCACTCCGGACCTAAATCCCCTCGTCCAGAGCAAAGCTTAGCTCCCAAGAAGACAGGAAGAATGTGAGGACAGGAATTGGGTCATGTCTCCGTGTTCCTCCCACAGGGCTGGGCTTAACAGACTGAAAGGTGAGCAGAGGCAGAGTGGATGTGCGACGGATCATTTTCACTGCATCTTCTAGAAGCGTTCAGGTGTCTGCCTGGCTCTGGGCCCCCGATCTGTCCCAGCAACCCATCACCTGTGGCTGGCCCTCACGCCTGCACGCACCAGCGATTTGCCACTGCCTAAGGCCCACATGAACTTCTGCGCCTGAACCAAAGGCCGCCCTTTGACTGGACCCCTCTTTGCTGTGCTGGGAACACTTTACTCCCAGAAGCCTAAGGGCAAGTCGGCTTAGGGGAAGATGGACTCCAGTCGAGTTAATACCTTAATGAAAGGTTTCTGTTTCAGGATTCTTGAAAAGttgaagcttaattttttttttttttatgctcttTTTGTAATCCTGAGTGGAACAGGGTGGCCTCGCTGCTTTATTTACGTCAGTTGGtttgaagtattatttttaaatttctgttaagaAGAATAGATGCCATCATATATTTTAAACGAGGGAAATTAAAAGCAATGTGTCACATTACTTAAATGAAACAccataagaaagaaatgataaggggaggaagagagaaaacttTTGAAGAATCCCTTATAATGCAATTCTAAAAAGATATATTGCGcctcaatgtttttttttaaaaaattcatgattgctttaatttttttctgcgaTGCCCTAGTTAGTATATATAATACAAGGAAAGATTTGCAAGAAGTATAAGACCTGTAAGAATCCATGGtaagaatatttctattttaaaaagaatatttatttattaataagattttttttcctccctggcaGGAACGTCTCTTCACTTTCAGGGTCTGAATGTGTGAGTCTGTTAGTACACGTATCGTATTTACGCATTGATTGTGGACACAGAATCAAAATGAGATTTATAGCAGGAAAAAGTCGTGCATTTTCAAGTAACCGGTAAGACGGATGTTTCCACATTCTTCTGACCTCTCAGGAGAGACCCCGCACTTTGTCTCAGATTTCACACGGGCTCATTGATGCAGCAACCTCACCACTCCCTTTGGGGCAtctcagtccaaaaaaaaaaaaaaaaaaaaaaaaaaaaaagaaagaaagaaagaaaagaagactttTAACATAACTGGGTATAGAATGACTGGCTGGTGCTCAGATCCGTATCCTGGGCAGCACCCACTGGAAGAGGATTCAGGAATCCAGACGTGAGGCTGTGGGTGTTAGGAAGTGGAGGAGTTCAGCTCAGAGGCAATTGAATCAAATGCCTCATATGTGCTACAGAATAAGTGACGGCTTCAAAGAGAGCGAGGttgcagagctggggctgggagtTTAGGAACACAGAGCCCTGCAGCTGGAAGGAATCCAGCTAAGATGCACTGGGCTGGCCTGGGTCCTCGGGGACGATGCGCTGGTCCCAAGGGCTCGCTGGGGAGCAGGGGCTTCACAGAGATGACATCTGCTAAAGGCTGAGAAGCAAGGGAGGCAGGATTCACTCagctttgcaaatgagaaaactaggCTAACCGAGGTTAAGTCTCCCTTGAGACTCAGCCAAGGgagccagggggtggggaggggtgtgtAACAATGGCAGGAGGGGGAAGCGGGCAGAGAGGGAAacccctcctctctttcctcaaTTTCTGCTCCAGAGAAGTTAGCCCACCAGGTCCCATTCTCATGGAAGCTCAGACACAGGACGGAAACAACACCAACTTTGgactttattatattaaaaaacataattaagTATGTgtgattttaagaaatagaaacctgactgttctttttataaaatataattcagtagtataatttttaaaatgaagggaaATCACTAAATGAACAGAAATATAATCCACACCTTCCAAATTGAAGAGAAGGAACACAAAATTACAGCCGGGAAATTTCCAATTAGCATACCTGGCCCACCACATGTTTATCTGTGGCCCACAAACTAAGAGTAGGTTTTACATTGTTTTATGGtctaaaaagaacacaaaaggaGGATATTTCATGATGTGTGAAAAgtacatgaaattaaaatttcagtgccCATAAATACAGATTTACTGAATACAGCCTGCACGTTGGGTTGTGTGCTGTCCCACAGCTGCTCTGGTCCTGCGTCCTGGACCACAGATGCACTGGACAGAGGTGGCTCTCATGGCCACACACACTGCGGATCCCAGTGACAGCATAGCTCTGCATCCTAAGGACCATGTATGCCGTTGCTCcaagacattttttaattttattatcagtGAATACCCATTCTATCAAaacaatacaagaaaaaaaaatggacttcaaATTTTAAGGCACAGTAGAGGGTGGATTATTTTGTTATGGAGTTGGCGGGCCAGGCACCAGGTTTATTATGCAATGACAGCTTACCTGTGCTCAAAGGACATACTAAATGTcaccaatgaaaaaaaatgaaaaaaaaaataaatgccaccATTATCAGACTAAGCACTTCCTCATTCAGcacagaaaaattggaaaatctaCAAGCTACCTCATCACAGCAGTTTcttcacacaaaaaagaaaatgaggctgCAACCAAAGTAAGTTTCTGGGCAAGAAAAGCTGTTTACTCATAATGTGAGGTCATTATGTTGGGTTTGGTAGCAACAGTTGAAGAAAAATGTGCTCGGAAAATGtccagaaaaaataaacttgtttaAGACTATTAGATTGTGTGCTCAATTTTGTTCTACTGTAATTGTGTGTTACAATTTGAACGtcatcaataaaaattttgtggaaatctgttttctc encodes:
- the FOXI2 gene encoding forkhead box protein I2, producing MASYCDGSGRCQAPHSQTRAAAHPAGYARGDLGAAGGGPRLWLNAPALSSVPYAPGPGSTSPYGAPGPLLGVPGGLVGADLAWLSLSGQQELLRLVRPPYSYSALIAMAIQSAPLRKLTLSQIYQYVAGNFPFYKRSKAGWQNSIRHNLSLNDCFKKVPRDEDDPGKGNYWTLDPNCEKMFDNGNFRRKRKRRGEASTAAPSGARSPGGAKARELEALGAASPDLQAASSPPASDAAACFSSFASAMGALAGGLGTLPGGLAGDFSFGRSTTVTAQGPQFPGPAPGFPAGHQTATTSFRPGRFVYSQEGTEV